The DNA sequence CTTCTCCTGGGTCACGCAGGAGAAGCCCTGAACCGGTTAAGGCTGGAACAGGAACTGAGAGACCAGGCCGTGCGGGATCCTCTCACCGGTGTCTACAACCGCAGATATTTCTTCCACATCCTTCAAAAGGAAGTCGAACGGGCCATGAGAAATCGAAGACCTCTCGCATTTCTTATGGCAGATATCGATCTCTTCAAGGACATTAACGACCGCCACGGTCACCATACAGGAGATGAAATCCTGAAAGCGGTAGCTGCTGTAATCCTGAAACGGGTCAGAAAGGTGGACACGGTTGTCCGATACGGCGGAGACGAGTTTCTCGTCATTCTTCCAGATACAGGGGATGCCGTGGAGGTGGTACGACAGAATATTCTGGACGAAATGAAAAACAATTCCCTGCTCTCGGATATTGCCGGATCCCCCGTCACCCTCTCGCTCGGTGGAGCCTATTGGAATCCACAAAGTCCGGATTCCCCTGAGGAAGCTCTGAAAAAGGCCGATCAGCAGATGTACAGGAATAAAAAAAGGACCCGCGAGAGCGGGTCCCTGCCTGGCTTGCCAGAAGAAAAGAACGAAATCGATTAACTCTCCCGTCCAAAAAAGGCATCACGTTCCGTTTCCAGGATTGCGGCATGATCATCTTCTTCTGCCGCAAGCTCCCTGTAAATATCCTTTTCCACCTCACTCTTCACGATGGCCTGGCACTCCCGGTAAAAATCACGCGTTTTGATTTCCATCTGGATGGCCTTGTTGTAGAGGCTCCGGATGGATCCCTTCGAGTCGGAAAAATCGATCCCATCCATTAACCAGTTGATAACACTCTCATCGAATCGTCGATCAATATCCAGATCTTCATGCACGTGATACCGTCGAGCGATCGTGTTAAAGTGCTCGATTTCCTTTTCCATAAAGTCCTTAAAGACTTCCTGAACCTCAGGGTCGGACACCTTTCCAGCCGCAATGCGGTAGAAATGGTAGGCATTACTTTCGAGCTCCAATCCCTTTTGAATGGGCTCCATCTTTTCATAATCGACATCCTGTGGCTTCTGAATTACGGTAAGCTTCCCGCCACAAAGATGGCAACGACCGTAAGGGACGGAAAAACCTTCAGATACCTTTGCGCATTGGTCACACTTCCAGGTAAAGGTAATTCCCGCGCAACAGATTGCATCATCATCTACAAATTCGTGGCACTTTGGACACTGGGTAGCCATGGTTTGCCTCCTAGTTGAGTTTTAGATAAGAAAGGATGCCGGCAGCGGCTCTGCGGCCCGCACCCATGGCCAGAATGACGGTAGCGGACCCGGTGACAATGTCTCCTCCAGCAAAAACACCGGGATAGGATGTCATCTGCGTGTCGGAATCGACTTCGATGTAGCCCCATTTGTTCAGATTCAGACCCGGTGTGGTCTGGGCAATAATCGGGTTGGCCTTGGTGCCCAGGGCATAGATCACCGTGTCCACGTCAAGGAAGTAATTGGAGCCCTCCTTGGGTACGGGACGTCTTCGTCCACTGTCATCCGGCTCACCCAGTTCCATTTTAATGTTCTCCATCCTGGCCACCCATCCGTTCTCTCCATGAAGAGCAACGGGGGCGGTCAGCCAATGGAACTGAACGCCTTCTTCCATTGCGTGGTGTAATTCTTCGATACGGGCAGGGCTCTCCTTTTCAGATCGCCGATACACGATGTAGACGTTTTTCGCACCCAGTCGAAGGGCAATCCTCGCAGCATCCATTGCCGTGTTTCCACATCCAATGACGGCGACATTCTCTCCCATATCCACCGGAGTGTCATATTTAGGGAATTCGTAGGCTTTCATCAGGTTTGCCCGGGTCAGGAATTCGTTGGAGGAAAGAACACCGTTCAGAGACTCACCCGGAATTCCCATGAACTTCGGGAAACCGGCTCCAGTCCCGACAAAGACGGCATCAAACCCACGCTCGTGAATCAGTTCGGGAATTGTGAAAATCTTTCCGATGATCCGGTCAACCTCAATCTTAACACCCATTTTTCTGAGGGTATCGATTTCCTGCTGTACGATTTCCTTTGGAAGTCTGAACTCCGGGATCCCGTACATGAGGACTCCACCCGGAACATGAAGGGCCTCATAGATAACCACCTCGCATCCGGCCTTTGCAAGATCCGCCGCACAGGTCAGCCCGGCAGGTCCGGAACCTACGATGGCAACCTTCTTTCCGTTTGGGGTTATCCTGGGGATTTCAACCCACCGGTTCTTAAGGGCCATGTCCCCGACAAAGCGTTCGAGTCTGCCTATGGCTACCGGTTCCAGTTTCTTCCCCACGATACAACCGGCTTCACACTGAGTTTCCTGGGGACAAACCCGTCCACAGATCGCAGGAAGCAGATTTGCATCGGTCAGGATGACATAGGCTTTCTTGAAATCGCCTTCTTCCACTGCTTTGATAAAGGCCGGGATATCAATGCCTACAGGACAACCGGGAACACAGAGAGGTTTCGGGCACTGAAGACAACGCCTGGATTCATCCGCAGCATGCGCATCCCTGTATCCGAGCGCAACTTCTTCGAAATTTGTCCTTCGTACTTCAGCGGGCTGCTCGGGAATCGGAGTTCGAGTTGGCTGAATTGTCTTAATTGTCTTCTTCTCAGACATGATACCTCCTAGATCCCGTGCTTCTTCGTGAGCTGGCATTCATGCTCGTAGAGTTCAAGGGATTTCTTCTCGAATTTCTCAAAGCGTCTCTGTCTCATCATGAGTTCATCAAAATCCACCTGGTGACCGTCAAAATCGGGACCATCCACACAGGCGAATTTCATTTCTCCTCCCACCGTGACTCTGCAGCTTCCGCACATTCCGGTACCGTCAACCATGATGGAATTTAGAGAAACGATTGTTTTGACACCAAAGGGTTTTGTCACGTCACTGCAGACCTTCATCATAATCAGGGGCCCGATGGCGACCACCAGGTCCACTTTGATCTCCTCAAGGACGCGCTTCAGAGGATTTGTAACGAGACCCTTTTCTCCGAAGGAGCCATCATCAGTGGTGATGATCAGTTCATCGCTGTACTTCCTGAATTTGTCCTCCCAGAAGATCAGATCCCTGGATCGAAACCCGATGATGGAGATGGTCTTGTTTCCGGCCTCCTTGAAGGCGCGAAGCTGAGGAAATATCGGGGCGACTCCCAGTCCGCCCCCCACCATGACAACGGTCCCGAAATTTTCGACATGGGATGGAATGCCCAGTGGGCCTACAAAGTTCAGGAGAGAGTCTCCCTCTTTGAACTCCATCATTTCGCGGGTATCCTTACCCACAGCCTGAATAACAACCGTGATGGTACCTTGCTCCATGTCAAAATCCGCGATGGTCAGGGGAATCCGTTCGCCGGTTTCTTTATGGCGAACCATGAGAAACTGGCCGGGTTTTGCGGCCTTTGCCATGTCCGGGTCACGGACTTCCCAGAGAAAGGTAACGGGTGAAAAAACCTCTTTCCGAACAATCGGATACACATAGCCCTCCTAGATCAGGATTCGATTGAGTATGCCAAACTCGACCGTAAGTGTCAACAAAAGAAGACTGTGGAAGTGTAGAGGAAGTTCAGTTTCCCGAAGGATTCAGCTACCAGGATGGATTCCAGGTTGAAATCGCGCCGGGAATGACTTCGATATGAGCCGGTAACGTTCCATAGGGATCCCCATCAATTTCCAGATGAGCTCCCTCACACGTTACGATGGAAATTCTCTTCCCTTTTCTGACATTCACATCATTCCGTCCTGGATGACGGGCCCGATAGAGATCGACCGCCAGCTTGAGAATCGCGGGGTAGGGCCGCCAGGGAAGGGTGACCACCTCCAGAATACCATCTGAGATATTTGCCTCGGGGGCAATGGGCATTCCTCCACCAAAGAAACGTCCATTCGCAATCGCGACAACCAGGCTTCGCTCATGCGTATACTTCTCCCCGTCGATACGAAGGTTCAATTCGCATGCTTTAAATTTCAGCGAACAGCGAATGGCCGTAACGATATAGAGAAGAGAGGCGGGAAGATGGGGCACCTTACTCTGAATACGCTCCACAACCGCACCGGAAAGACCCGTTGATACAACGTTTAATCCATAGCGGGCTCCGAGATCGCTCTCCACACGAAAACAATCACAGGTAAACAATGGGGATTGTGTTCCAGCCCTCCTGTGAATATGAAGGCTGCGAATGAAATCGGCTCCTCGACCCCCCGCCAGAAACCCGAGCGACAGGGGAAGCTGAAGCCGGTACACCACATTGACCGTTTCAGAAAAAGTACCATCTCCCCCAAGGATAAGGATACGGGACAAGCCTTTTTCCGCAGCCCGGGTCAGCTCGTCTCTGAGTTCATCTCGGGATTCTGGAATAACAATCGTCAGCCCGGGAACTTCCCGGCGTGCCCGCTTAACAACCCTTCGCCACGGCCCTCCCCCTTTTGGGTTGACGACCAGGAGATCCGCTGTATTCATTCGGAAATGACGAGATTTCTACCCCGGGCCTTTGCCTGGTAGAGGAGACGATCAGCACGGGCGAGCAACTCATCCGGACCATGATCTCCCATGGAGAGGGATGCTACACCGATGCTGATCGAACAGCGAATCGAGGCAGCTTCCCCGGGAAAATCAAAGCCTTCGATCGACGCACGGATTTTTTCCGCCACCTCCCTGGCTCTGTCAATCCCGGTATGGGGGAGCAGCAAAACAAATTCCTCGCCCCCGTAACGGGCGACAATATCGGAAACCCGTACCTTTACCGTCCGCAGGATCAGGGCGGCCACCTCCGAAAGAACGACATCCCCCTGCTGGTGGCCATACCGGTCGTTAATTGCTTTAAAATAATCCAGGTCCATCATGCACAGTGACAGCGGGTAACTGTACCTTTTGGCCCGTTCAAATTCCGAGACAAACCTCTGCCGGAAATCACGCTTGTTACTGATTCCGGTCAATTCGTCGGTAACAGCCTGCTGGTGTATTTTCTCCATCGCATTTATGTTGATACATGCGAGAGAGATCTGAGAGCTGAGAACATCGAGGACCTGTTTCTCATCCGCAAGAAATGGGGAATCACTGAGTCGAAACAGCGCCAGCAGACCCGGTGTCATCCGATCCCGCTCGAAGGAAACGCCGATTCGATCGACAATCGCCTTTCCCCGGCAGGGCTCCATTTCCTCAAGATCCAGTTCGATGGAAAATTCAGTTGGTACAAAGGGGAGAGCAACAACAAGGTTCATCAGCTCCCGAGCTGAGCGGATTGCCTCCCTCTTGACTTCAGGAGAAACACCTGTCCGACTGAGAAGGTAAACTTTCAGCTCCGCTCCTACCGTAAGAGCGATGCCAATATCATAATCCACGGCGGAAAAGAGACGTTTGAATGATTCCAGGAATACTTTGCTGAAGTCCAATTTTTCCAGACTGGTCAGGATGATGGATGCTGTTTCTTCGAGAAACACCATGTGATCGAGGAACCTGGAGATGGACCCTGAGGATTCTGTAACGGGCGAAGTGATCCCTGACGATTCCTCATCGGAGAACCGCTCACGCCATTCCTCCTCCAGCGTGACAAGATTATTAAAAAAAACGGAAAGCTCTTTTTGTTCCGATACGGGGGGAAGGCTGAACATTTTCTGTCTCCCCTTTTTCTTGACAACGAGAATACCCTCCCGGGACATACGGTTCACGAGTTCCTTTATGGTTTCACGATCCGTATCAAATCGTTCACGAATAATTTTTTCCGGTACCGGATCGTTTGAATAATCAACAATAAAAGCGACAATTTTCAGAGGGCTGATTTCCGACGGTTTCACAGGGCACCATCTCCCAAAATGGGGAAAACGGGCAGGAGAAATGATGCAGAACCCCGGATCACCTGGCGTGAACCGGTTCTTACATAGAGATCTGTAACCATGCTTCCGGGGTAGAATCGTTCCATGATTGGATTCAAACTATTGTATCAGATGGAACGCTCGATGTCCTTCCCTTCGTGTTCGTTCTGTGGTTGGCGCTCTCCGGGACCTGGGGTATGATGAGAATATGAAACGATTGGTCTCCTTCCTGTGGATATGCAGTATGTTCTTTCTTTCATGCAACCGGCTCGAGCCTACGGCCACTCTTCTCCTTCAGGATGGCAGGGTTTACACCAACCCCGCAGAACCTCCCCGGAACCTGGACATCCTGATCACAGGTTCCACCATTTCCAGAGTGGGCTCCGATCTGGAAGCGCCTCCCGGCTGTCGCGTCCTATCCCTCCACGGAGCCACCGTCTTTCCTGGCTTTGTTGACGCACATGCCCATCCGGCAGGGTTGGGAAAAGCCATGTCACAGCTGGACCTGAGAGGTGTTCCAAGTCTGGAGGACCTTGTTGAGCGCACCCGCAGGTATGCTCAAACAATCGATACCGATCACTGGGTTGTCGGACGCGGATGGGATCAGAATCTCTGGAAAAACCCGGAGATGCCGGATAACCGGCTTTTATCGGAAGAAATCACGGATCTACCCGTCTTTCTGGAACGTGTTGATGGTCATGCTGCCCTCGTAAACCAAAAGGCACTTCATCTTGCCGGGATCGATGCCGATACACCTTCTCCCGACGGCGGGGAAATTCTTAAGGATCAGCAGGGCATCCCCACAGGAATTCTGATTGACAGGGCCCAGGAGCTGGTTGAAATGCTTATTCCTCCTCCAACGATCGAAGACAGGATGGATCACCTTCGGAAGGCTATGGATTTCTATGCCTCCCTGGGTGTCACGTCTGTTCATGATGCGGGTGTAGATGAAGTGATCCTGGATGCCTATTTCGCTCTCGCGCGAGAGGGAAAGATGAAGGTATTTTCCAATCTCATGCTGGATGATAATCCGAAACTCCTGGACTCCTGGTTTCAAAGAGGTCCCTATGAAGATCGATGGTTACGGATCAAAACTATCAAATTATACGCAGACGGGGCTCTGGGAAGCCGGGGAGCCTGGCTCCATGAATCCTACAAAGATCGCCCGGGATACATGGGCCTGATGGTGACTCCTCTCGAACATATCCGCACCGTATGCGAAATGGCATCCAGGCACAATTTCCAGGTGGCAACCCATTGCATTGGAGATCGTGCTGTGGACGAAGTGATTACCATTTACGCGGATTCCATCAAAGAAATGGACCCGAATCCCAGATGGCGGATTGAGCATGCCCAGGTGATTACTCCCGAGGCTCTTCCCGTGTTTCAGCGATGGATGATCTATGCCAGTATGCAACCCTATCACTATGTCTCTGACCGTCCCTGGGCCCCGGATCGGATAGGAGACCGGATGGACTATGCCTACGCATGGAATCTCTTTCTTGAAAACCAGATTCCTCTATGCTTTGGTTCCGATGCTCCCGTCGAATCTCCCGATCCGCTTCAGGGATTTGAGGCTTCCCTGGAAGGACCCCATCGGATTTCTGCCGCTCAGGCTCTCTGTGCCTACACCTTGACAGCCCAGTCAGCCGGACGCCAGGAAAGGCTTCGGGGACGAATTGAATCGGGGGCCAGTGCGGACATTTCAGTGTTTGACCATGATTTCGTCTCTGATCCCGCGACCGTGTCCGTGGCCCGATGCCGGCTCACCCTTGCTAATGGTACAATTACCCATGGAGGTGAGTGGTGATGCGCTTTCTGTGTCTCCTGCTTCTGATGATGGCGTGCAGCCCGGCATCTTCCAACCATGAGAGGAAAATGATCGACACTTCAATTCAACAGCGGACAGAAATGGTGGAAGAACAGATCATTCGCAGGGGTGTAAAAGATCCCGATGTTCTTCGCGCGATGAAGGTTGTTCCCCGACACAGGTTTGTACCGGAAAACTTCAGGGCCGAGGCCTATGCCGATTACCCGCTTCCTATTGGGGAAGGTCAGACCATTTCCCAGCCCTATATCGTTGCCCGGATGACGGAATTGCTTCATGTAAATAAAGGAGACCGCGTTTTAGAGGTTGGAACAGGATCGGGCTATCAGGCCGCCATTCTGGCTGAGATGGGTGTGGAAGTCTATACCATTGAAATATTGCCAAGTCTTGCACGCCATGCAAAGGAAATTCTAGCCTCTTTGAACTATCCCAACGTCACGGTCCTGGTCGGTGACGGGTATAAGGGATACCCTGAAGCGGCGCCCTACGACGGGATCATCGTCACGGCAGCTTCACCCAAGATTCCTGAACCGCTCCTTCAACAACTCAAGGTCGGAAAAAGAATGGTAATTCCCGTTGGGCGATATGTTCAGGAGCTCAAAGTGGTCACAAAGGAAGAGGGCGACGCCATGGTTCAGGATGTCATTCCGGTTCGTTTTGTTCCCATGATCGGAGAGGTCGAACGGACTGAAGAATAGGCCTGCCTGATTGGAAAGGCCACAATATCCTCCATGTAGATGGGCGATGCAATCCTGACTCCATCCCGGGACACAGAAATATGGGCTACTCCAGCCATCGATGGGAAAGGGTAAGAAATCCCACGGGATAGTCTTCATGTTTAACCTGAAAGATTCCCTTTTCCCTGACCTGATGAAAGACGTTCAAGCCCGCTTCATCAACCAGAAAGACGGTGATATCAAAACTGCCCTTTAAAAAGGGAACCTTATCGATCACAAGCGTTGCTTCATAATGATCTCGTCCAGAATAGACGGAAGGCGTAGTCGTTGAGAAAACGGGCAATCCCGCAGAATGATCAAGAACAATGCCAAGACGGAAATTCAGGTCAGGATCCTTCGATTTCCACTGTACATGGATGGACAGTCTGTCTCCCGGCCGCCCCTCCCCTTCGATCGTAACAGAGGTAACCATTGCGGGAAGATCGGATAGCGTATCCCTGCCGCCCGATTCAAGAGCCTGACGGCGCGAGTTGAGGTAGGTTTCATAGGCAACCACCACATCATCACTTTTCCCCGCCATGCGTACCATGCCGCCATCCAGCCACAGGGCTTCATCGCAGAGCTGGGAAATATAGTAGAGCGCATGGGTGCAAAGTAGAATGGAACGTCCCATTTCACGGAACTGACGGATTTTATCAACGCATTTCTTCTGAAAATACCCGTCCCCAACCGCCAGAGCTTCATCAATGATCAAAATATCGGGATCTACGTGGGTGGCCACCGCAAAGGCAAGGCGCATAGCCATACCCGTCGAGTATGTTTTCACCGGCCTGTCAATGAAATCCCCAAGCTCTGCAAATTCGACCATGCTCGGAAGCCGTTTCCGGATCTCACCTTCGGTCAGACCGAGCATGGCCCCATTCAGCACGGCATTATCCCGTCCGGAAAATTCACCATGAAATCCCATTCCCAGCTCCAGGATTGCCGCCACTCTCCCCTGAATCCGTATTTCACCCGAAGTTGGAAATGACGTTTTCGCAATCAGTTTCAGCAACGTCGACTTTCCGGCACCGTTTACACCAATCAGGCCGAGACTGCGACCATGGGACAATGCGTATGTGACATCCTTCAGGGCACAGATCTCCTGATGGCGTTTAACTGAAGAAAAAACCTCGAGAATTCGATCCCGAGGCTTTGGATAGATACGATAAGTTTTCGAGACGTCAACCAGCTCTAATACCACTCCCGCTCAACCTCAGTTTACCTTTGGCGGCTCCTTCAGCGCGGTGATAAAGATACCATCATTGACACCGTTATCCACCACTGAAGCGTAAAGGTACCCTCCCTGTCCGGACGTAACTTCAACCCGAACGGTTCCGGCCAGAACATCGATTTCTCCGAAGATATCCGTCAGTTTTGCCTGGCGGGCAGAGAGAGGATCTACCGTATAACCCTGGCTGATCCGAACCGGATTCCCTTCCGGATCGTACAGGGTCAGATTCATGACCAGCGGGGTAGTGCTGGATACGTTAACAAAACCAATATTTGTCCGCCACTCATCATCCTGTCGTAGTCCTGTTAGATAAAGAATCTGTCCCGCGCCAAAGTCCGCTCCCTGGGAAAGCGCAGGGATGTACTGCCCGAACGTTCCCCCTTCCGGAGAGAGATTATAGGTGCGGGAACCGATAAAGGGATTTTCATCTTCAGATCCCAGAATCTTCTTAAAAATGATGTATCCAACAAAATCATCCGTAAGATCAGGAAGAATATCGGTGACCACATCATGAATCACAATTGTTTCTCCGGCATTCAGCGTATAGTTCTTTGTTGCCGTAAATCCCTGTGGTGTCGTCTCTGAATTTGGATAGAGAAGGGTCGCAATGACCATCTGAGCCGGTGTGGGATTATGCATATAAAGATCGGTACGCCAGTTACTGCCAAAAGAACCGGCGGCATGGGTAACACCCGGGAGAAAGAGGGTTTCATCGGAATCCCGGACATCGGGCTGGAAAACAGCATCGCTGGTAATCTTGTCCGAAACGGATGCATAGGATGTAAAAGGCAGCACGCTTTCGCTGTGGATCTTTACCGTAAAAGGACCCTCATCGGTGATATAGGCATAGAGGGAGACCTGGTCATTGGAGAGTCCGCCGATCGTCCTCTGGAATTGTTTTACATCGCGCCCCGAAGAATCATATACCGTGTACGTCACGGTATTGGGCTCCGAAGAAAGGTTGGTTGTACCCAGCTGTGTCCTGAAAGCGGCATTCTGTTCCAGGGCGTACAGGATCACATCATCGGTATAGTCCCGGATGGGATTCAGAAGGGATATGGCAGGGATGTACTGCCCGAAGGTGCCATCCGCCTGTTTGTTGTAGATTCTGCCGGCCACTAGCGGCGGGAGAGAGGCAGATCCGGAGAAATCGACAATCAGCATTCCACTGATATCCTCGGGAAGTCCCGATGTCGGAAATTGAAGCGTCAGCACATCTTCAATGATGATGGTTTGCATCGGGTTAAGTGTCAGACTGAACGGAGACTCAACCGTGTGCCCTTCGTTTGCAAAGATGTAACTGTATCGGAAATTAATGATCAGATCGCTGTTCGAATTGGGATTATGGAGAAAAACATCCGAGACCCAGAAAGAGTCATAATTTCCGTGGAACCGGGCCACGACCGGAAGGACATAACTCTTATTCGAGGGTATGGTACCGCTCTGACTCACCACAACGGTTTTCGTCAGGGAGTTTGATCCGGATTCGTTCGCCACAGTCAGATTCACCTGATAGGATCCGGGAGCTGAAAAGACGTGGTTCGGGTTCTGGATCGCGGAAATTCCTCCGTCTCCAAAGTTCCAGGACCAGGATGTGGGTCCGCCGGAAGATTGATCGGTGAAATAGACGGTCTCTCCGGTCTTGGGTTCCGAAGGTATCCAGGCAAAATTCGCGGTCGGGCTTCCGGTAGAGCCTCCGCTTCCACAATTATCGTTATTGTCTATGGTTGTATTTACGGTGAAGCCCTGGGAAAAAGCGGGATCGTTGGAAGTAATGGTGAAGGGAAGGGATGTAGAGGAAACGCCCGAGGCCAGATCCACGAGAAAGATGGCATCGGCGTCCGCATTTGGCATAATTCTGGAAACGGT is a window from the Thermoanaerobaculia bacterium genome containing:
- a CDS encoding ferritin family protein, coding for MATQCPKCHEFVDDDAICCAGITFTWKCDQCAKVSEGFSVPYGRCHLCGGKLTVIQKPQDVDYEKMEPIQKGLELESNAYHFYRIAAGKVSDPEVQEVFKDFMEKEIEHFNTIARRYHVHEDLDIDRRFDESVINWLMDGIDFSDSKGSIRSLYNKAIQMEIKTRDFYRECQAIVKSEVEKDIYRELAAEEDDHAAILETERDAFFGRES
- the gltA gene encoding NADPH-dependent glutamate synthase, translated to MSEKKTIKTIQPTRTPIPEQPAEVRRTNFEEVALGYRDAHAADESRRCLQCPKPLCVPGCPVGIDIPAFIKAVEEGDFKKAYVILTDANLLPAICGRVCPQETQCEAGCIVGKKLEPVAIGRLERFVGDMALKNRWVEIPRITPNGKKVAIVGSGPAGLTCAADLAKAGCEVVIYEALHVPGGVLMYGIPEFRLPKEIVQQEIDTLRKMGVKIEVDRIIGKIFTIPELIHERGFDAVFVGTGAGFPKFMGIPGESLNGVLSSNEFLTRANLMKAYEFPKYDTPVDMGENVAVIGCGNTAMDAARIALRLGAKNVYIVYRRSEKESPARIEELHHAMEEGVQFHWLTAPVALHGENGWVARMENIKMELGEPDDSGRRRPVPKEGSNYFLDVDTVIYALGTKANPIIAQTTPGLNLNKWGYIEVDSDTQMTSYPGVFAGGDIVTGSATVILAMGAGRRAAAGILSYLKLN
- a CDS encoding sulfide/dihydroorotate dehydrogenase-like FAD/NAD-binding protein, whose protein sequence is MYPIVRKEVFSPVTFLWEVRDPDMAKAAKPGQFLMVRHKETGERIPLTIADFDMEQGTITVVIQAVGKDTREMMEFKEGDSLLNFVGPLGIPSHVENFGTVVMVGGGLGVAPIFPQLRAFKEAGNKTISIIGFRSRDLIFWEDKFRKYSDELIITTDDGSFGEKGLVTNPLKRVLEEIKVDLVVAIGPLIMMKVCSDVTKPFGVKTIVSLNSIMVDGTGMCGSCRVTVGGEMKFACVDGPDFDGHQVDFDELMMRQRRFEKFEKKSLELYEHECQLTKKHGI
- a CDS encoding diacylglycerol kinase family protein, which translates into the protein MNTADLLVVNPKGGGPWRRVVKRARREVPGLTIVIPESRDELRDELTRAAEKGLSRILILGGDGTFSETVNVVYRLQLPLSLGFLAGGRGADFIRSLHIHRRAGTQSPLFTCDCFRVESDLGARYGLNVVSTGLSGAVVERIQSKVPHLPASLLYIVTAIRCSLKFKACELNLRIDGEKYTHERSLVVAIANGRFFGGGMPIAPEANISDGILEVVTLPWRPYPAILKLAVDLYRARHPGRNDVNVRKGKRISIVTCEGAHLEIDGDPYGTLPAHIEVIPGAISTWNPSW
- a CDS encoding GGDEF domain-containing protein; translated protein: MKPSEISPLKIVAFIVDYSNDPVPEKIIRERFDTDRETIKELVNRMSREGILVVKKKGRQKMFSLPPVSEQKELSVFFNNLVTLEEEWRERFSDEESSGITSPVTESSGSISRFLDHMVFLEETASIILTSLEKLDFSKVFLESFKRLFSAVDYDIGIALTVGAELKVYLLSRTGVSPEVKREAIRSARELMNLVVALPFVPTEFSIELDLEEMEPCRGKAIVDRIGVSFERDRMTPGLLALFRLSDSPFLADEKQVLDVLSSQISLACININAMEKIHQQAVTDELTGISNKRDFRQRFVSEFERAKRYSYPLSLCMMDLDYFKAINDRYGHQQGDVVLSEVAALILRTVKVRVSDIVARYGGEEFVLLLPHTGIDRAREVAEKIRASIEGFDFPGEAASIRCSISIGVASLSMGDHGPDELLARADRLLYQAKARGRNLVISE
- a CDS encoding amidohydrolase; translated protein: MKRLVSFLWICSMFFLSCNRLEPTATLLLQDGRVYTNPAEPPRNLDILITGSTISRVGSDLEAPPGCRVLSLHGATVFPGFVDAHAHPAGLGKAMSQLDLRGVPSLEDLVERTRRYAQTIDTDHWVVGRGWDQNLWKNPEMPDNRLLSEEITDLPVFLERVDGHAALVNQKALHLAGIDADTPSPDGGEILKDQQGIPTGILIDRAQELVEMLIPPPTIEDRMDHLRKAMDFYASLGVTSVHDAGVDEVILDAYFALAREGKMKVFSNLMLDDNPKLLDSWFQRGPYEDRWLRIKTIKLYADGALGSRGAWLHESYKDRPGYMGLMVTPLEHIRTVCEMASRHNFQVATHCIGDRAVDEVITIYADSIKEMDPNPRWRIEHAQVITPEALPVFQRWMIYASMQPYHYVSDRPWAPDRIGDRMDYAYAWNLFLENQIPLCFGSDAPVESPDPLQGFEASLEGPHRISAAQALCAYTLTAQSAGRQERLRGRIESGASADISVFDHDFVSDPATVSVARCRLTLANGTITHGGEW
- a CDS encoding protein-L-isoaspartate(D-aspartate) O-methyltransferase, producing the protein MRFLCLLLLMMACSPASSNHERKMIDTSIQQRTEMVEEQIIRRGVKDPDVLRAMKVVPRHRFVPENFRAEAYADYPLPIGEGQTISQPYIVARMTELLHVNKGDRVLEVGTGSGYQAAILAEMGVEVYTIEILPSLARHAKEILASLNYPNVTVLVGDGYKGYPEAAPYDGIIVTAASPKIPEPLLQQLKVGKRMVIPVGRYVQELKVVTKEEGDAMVQDVIPVRFVPMIGEVERTEE
- a CDS encoding ABC transporter ATP-binding protein is translated as MVLELVDVSKTYRIYPKPRDRILEVFSSVKRHQEICALKDVTYALSHGRSLGLIGVNGAGKSTLLKLIAKTSFPTSGEIRIQGRVAAILELGMGFHGEFSGRDNAVLNGAMLGLTEGEIRKRLPSMVEFAELGDFIDRPVKTYSTGMAMRLAFAVATHVDPDILIIDEALAVGDGYFQKKCVDKIRQFREMGRSILLCTHALYYISQLCDEALWLDGGMVRMAGKSDDVVVAYETYLNSRRQALESGGRDTLSDLPAMVTSVTIEGEGRPGDRLSIHVQWKSKDPDLNFRLGIVLDHSAGLPVFSTTTPSVYSGRDHYEATLVIDKVPFLKGSFDITVFLVDEAGLNVFHQVREKGIFQVKHEDYPVGFLTLSHRWLE